One window from the genome of Amycolatopsis sp. NBC_01480 encodes:
- a CDS encoding chloramphenicol phosphotransferase CPT family protein yields MSRGRVILLNGPSSSGKSAIGREMLPLLPDPWFLVPVDGISGMRSTQYTHARDDAEVQDMLRRTRRGYHRVVAALASTGNDVIMDYPLSEPWRLDDLLDVLDGYDVTLVDVRCSAEELARRERARGDRPLGLAHSQTLVYSHEDNDITVDTTHRSAADCARDVVGRLDDLGDPKAFERLRAAQASQD; encoded by the coding sequence GTGTCACGCGGCCGGGTCATTCTGCTCAATGGACCGTCGAGTTCGGGGAAGTCCGCGATCGGGCGGGAGATGCTGCCGCTGCTGCCCGATCCGTGGTTTCTCGTTCCGGTCGACGGGATCAGCGGGATGCGGTCGACGCAGTACACCCACGCCCGCGACGACGCCGAGGTCCAGGACATGCTGCGGCGCACCCGGCGTGGCTATCACCGCGTCGTCGCGGCGCTTGCGTCGACGGGTAACGACGTGATCATGGACTATCCGCTCAGCGAGCCGTGGCGCCTCGATGACCTGCTCGACGTCCTCGACGGTTACGACGTCACCCTGGTCGACGTCCGTTGTTCCGCCGAGGAACTCGCGCGGCGTGAACGCGCGCGCGGCGACCGTCCCCTCGGTCTCGCGCACTCGCAGACGCTGGTCTATTCCCACGAGGACAACGACATCACGGTCGACACCACCCACCGCAGCGCCGCCGACTGCGCCCGCGACGTCGTCGGCCGCCTTGACGACCTCGGTGATCCGAAGGCGTTCGAACGGCTCCGCGCCGCCCAGGCGTCCCAGGACTGA